Proteins encoded within one genomic window of Atribacterota bacterium:
- a CDS encoding VanW family protein gives MYSQNYYRRRQTKNNKAGIYKNIFTAFLLLVLIFFLIFSVDYLIHRGKNYSNVFALEHNIGKLNKTQTENALSPIVEELLHRSIQIKHDDYAITIVPREDLGASIDLDKLIDKAYAICRQGSVWQRIADRISLIRRAKIVTPYFDFNNSDYDDLINILKTEIEQPTRDAELKVDRIIPSQIGIEIQKQELYEEINRNLLHAANADTTDVIVEVPVKREYPEISTDKLLAQLGINQEISSFKTSLQGKESNTLFNIKKASDDINGIILKPGDNFLFNQLVGPAEKEDGYKESTIIVNGQYTNGYGGGVCQVSTTLYNAVLLANLQIIERYNHSIYGEATNYVPLGRDAAIFYGFKDLRFKNSLDQTIVIFSETKEGNLITTVYGERVLDKEITIITRDEEIHDFDIIEIKRQNMEYIKDRVLQEGIPGYTVKTYRVIADSRGESMEFISNDKYLSVPMKVIVD, from the coding sequence TTGTATTCACAAAATTATTATAGAAGAAGGCAAACCAAAAATAATAAGGCCGGTATTTATAAAAACATTTTTACAGCATTTCTTTTACTTGTCCTGATTTTTTTCTTGATATTTTCTGTGGATTATTTAATCCATAGAGGGAAAAATTATAGCAATGTTTTTGCTTTAGAACATAATATTGGAAAGCTGAACAAAACCCAAACTGAGAATGCCTTATCACCAATAGTAGAAGAGCTGCTGCATAGATCAATTCAAATAAAACATGATGATTATGCAATTACTATTGTTCCCCGGGAGGATCTTGGCGCTTCCATAGATTTAGATAAATTAATTGATAAAGCATATGCAATTTGCAGACAGGGTAGTGTATGGCAGAGAATAGCAGATAGAATATCTTTAATAAGAAGGGCAAAGATCGTTACTCCCTATTTTGATTTTAATAATTCAGACTATGATGATTTGATTAATATACTTAAAACTGAAATAGAGCAACCCACAAGAGATGCAGAATTAAAAGTAGACAGAATTATTCCTTCACAGATAGGAATTGAAATACAAAAGCAGGAATTATATGAAGAAATAAATAGAAATCTACTCCATGCAGCAAATGCGGACACTACAGATGTCATAGTTGAGGTACCGGTTAAACGTGAATATCCTGAAATATCAACAGACAAACTTCTTGCACAATTAGGAATCAATCAGGAAATCAGTTCTTTTAAAACCAGCCTGCAGGGGAAGGAAAGCAATACATTATTTAATATAAAAAAGGCATCTGACGATATTAATGGAATCATACTTAAACCAGGAGATAACTTCCTGTTTAACCAATTGGTTGGACCTGCTGAGAAGGAAGATGGATACAAGGAGAGTACTATTATAGTAAATGGACAATATACCAACGGGTATGGGGGTGGTGTTTGCCAGGTATCAACCACTTTATATAATGCAGTACTTCTTGCTAACCTTCAAATAATTGAGAGATACAATCATTCTATATATGGAGAGGCTACAAACTATGTTCCCCTGGGAAGAGATGCGGCAATATTTTATGGCTTTAAAGATTTAAGGTTTAAGAATTCACTTGACCAGACAATTGTAATATTTTCTGAGACTAAAGAAGGTAACCTTATAACGACTGTATATGGTGAAAGGGTATTAGATAAAGAAATTACAATTATAACCCGGGATGAAGAGATACATGATTTTGATATTATAGAGATTAAGAGACAAAATATGGAGTATATTAAGGATAGAGTGTTACAGGAAGGCATTCCTGGTTATACTGTAAAGACATATAGGGTTATTGCCGATTCCCGTGGCGAAAGTATGGAATTTATTTCAAATGATAAATATTTAAGTGTACCAATGAAAGTAATAGTTGATTGA
- the dprA gene encoding DNA-processing protein DprA, which translates to MIDNRELKYWLAWNRVKEIGPIRFGYLMKYFSSLEEAWNKSSEIKNIAELLHISQDTWLRIKSEKQKIKPEDELIYLDKMKVKVITIKEKDYPELLKNIYDPPPIIYYRGNFTGIVNKKKAIAIVGSRKATYYGKKIAREIALDLSTRNYIIISGLARGIDTNAHIGALNADGETVAVLGCGLDRIYPAENKELADKITKKGAIISEFPIYTKPERANFPRRNRIISGLSAGILVVEAAAKSGALITADFALEQGREVFAIPGNVHSFLSSGCHNLIKQGAKLVNDYKDIIEEIEEEGSFCENNSETNTNREQEIVKELTVFERKFLTFISTEPLHIDEIADLTELPQAKVNEILLSLELKNIIREIEGKRFIRI; encoded by the coding sequence ATGATTGATAATAGAGAATTAAAATACTGGTTAGCATGGAACAGAGTGAAAGAAATTGGTCCCATTCGCTTTGGATATTTAATGAAATATTTTTCTTCACTTGAAGAGGCCTGGAATAAAAGTTCTGAAATAAAAAACATAGCAGAATTGTTACATATCAGCCAGGATACATGGTTGAGGATTAAATCGGAAAAGCAAAAGATTAAGCCGGAAGATGAATTAATATATCTGGATAAGATGAAAGTCAAGGTTATCACCATCAAGGAAAAAGATTACCCGGAATTGTTGAAAAACATTTATGATCCTCCCCCAATTATCTATTATCGAGGAAATTTTACCGGGATAGTGAACAAAAAAAAGGCTATTGCTATTGTTGGCTCCAGAAAGGCAACTTATTATGGAAAAAAAATAGCCAGAGAGATTGCCCTGGATTTATCTACCCGTAATTATATTATTATAAGTGGATTGGCAAGAGGTATTGATACAAATGCACATATAGGGGCATTGAATGCAGATGGAGAGACAGTCGCAGTATTGGGATGCGGTCTTGATAGAATATATCCTGCAGAAAATAAGGAATTGGCTGATAAAATTACAAAAAAGGGAGCGATTATCTCAGAATTCCCCATTTATACTAAACCGGAAAGGGCTAATTTCCCACGAAGAAACAGGATAATCAGCGGTTTATCTGCAGGTATTTTGGTTGTTGAAGCAGCTGCAAAAAGCGGAGCCTTAATTACTGCCGATTTTGCCCTTGAGCAGGGAAGAGAAGTATTTGCCATTCCCGGCAATGTACATTCTTTTTTATCCAGTGGTTGTCATAATTTGATTAAACAGGGAGCAAAACTGGTAAATGATTATAAGGATATAATAGAGGAGATAGAAGAAGAAGGTAGTTTTTGTGAAAATAATAGTGAGACTAATACAAACAGAGAGCAGGAAATAGTAAAAGAGTTGACTGTCTTTGAGAGGAAATTTTTAACATTTATTTCCACTGAACCGCTACACATAGATGAAATAGCTGATTTAACCGAATTACCACAGGCAAAGGTTAATGAGATATTATTATCCCTTGAGTTGAAAAACATAATCAGGGAAATTGAAGGCAAAAGATTCATCCGGATATAA
- the fmt gene encoding methionyl-tRNA formyltransferase: protein MRIIFVGTAAFGVPVLEKLISLEEEIVTVITQPDRPAGRGKKLQPSPIKEAAINAGLSLYQPESINSGDSVKKIKELSPDLIVLIAYGQILSRNVLGIPVQGCLNIHPSLLPYYKGSAPVQWTIIRGEKETGISFLFMSEKIDSGDIILQKKVNILPGENYLELSNRLSIQSAEMLPDILDSLKKGNYKKYSQAEGEYFYARKICKDDCRIDWSKTGKDIFNLIRGIAYIPCAYTEFKGKRIKITKASLVTLENTNHIKQSQRPGDIIDVSKKGIQVLTGDDDSIVIKRLILPGSKEMDVSQFINGYKITVEDSFEY, encoded by the coding sequence GTGAGAATTATATTTGTAGGAACAGCAGCATTCGGAGTTCCTGTATTAGAAAAATTAATCTCTTTGGAAGAAGAGATAGTAACAGTTATTACTCAGCCGGATAGGCCGGCAGGAAGAGGTAAAAAGCTGCAGCCTTCCCCTATAAAAGAGGCTGCCATCAATGCAGGACTAAGCCTGTATCAGCCAGAAAGTATTAATTCCGGGGATTCCGTTAAAAAAATTAAAGAACTTTCACCGGACTTGATTGTTTTAATTGCCTATGGTCAGATACTGTCCAGGAACGTATTAGGAATACCAGTACAGGGATGTCTGAATATTCATCCATCCTTATTACCATATTATAAAGGTTCTGCACCTGTCCAGTGGACAATCATACGGGGTGAGAAAGAAACCGGTATAAGTTTTTTATTTATGAGTGAGAAGATTGATTCGGGAGATATTATTTTACAAAAAAAAGTGAATATATTGCCCGGAGAAAATTATCTGGAATTAAGTAACAGACTTTCCATTCAGAGTGCGGAAATGCTACCCGATATACTTGATAGTTTAAAAAAAGGCAATTATAAAAAGTATTCCCAGGCAGAGGGAGAATATTTTTATGCAAGAAAAATATGCAAGGATGACTGTAGAATCGATTGGAGTAAAACCGGTAAGGACATTTTTAACCTTATTAGAGGAATTGCCTATATTCCTTGCGCTTATACTGAATTTAAAGGCAAAAGAATCAAAATAACCAAAGCATCTTTGGTTACACTGGAAAACACAAATCATATCAAACAGAGCCAAAGGCCGGGAGATATAATAGATGTAAGTAAGAAAGGTATACAAGTATTAACGGGAGATGATGATAGCATAGTAATAAAGCGTCTTATTCTGCCTGGTTCTAAAGAGATGGATGTCTCTCAATTTATTAACGGTTACAAAATTACTGTAGAAGATTCATTTGAATATTAA
- a CDS encoding SurA N-terminal domain-containing protein encodes MQFIRKNVKPILLIIVAAFVVSIFYGLGQYRSSGGSQQNPGALIAQVNDTGISYQQWQSAFTNFISRYDNQTLSNMNEETLAYIKNSITEQLINSILLYQHAQNENIKISDSDISNELEAVKSTFDSEESFNQALKRNNITVNQLKDDINMQLMIGKAVEQEYDKIEITEEEILQYYEENKEFFFQPEQRKVSHILVESLEEAENIQNQLNDKMVDFEKLATDNSICPSAEQGGDLGYISRGQTVQPFEDAAFSLEPGEISDIVETEFGFHIIKSEEILEEHQSDFEESREEIENILKTQKQNSAINELVTQLREDSEIEIYYDFTSELEESAQAESQEVLSEDDGDNEQITIDENNPEDEGLEESITETDEE; translated from the coding sequence ATGCAATTTATTCGTAAGAACGTAAAACCAATTCTACTAATCATTGTTGCTGCCTTTGTTGTCTCAATATTTTATGGTCTTGGCCAATACAGGTCTTCTGGTGGAAGTCAACAAAACCCGGGAGCACTAATAGCGCAAGTGAATGATACAGGAATCAGTTATCAGCAATGGCAAAGCGCTTTTACAAATTTTATTTCCCGTTATGACAATCAGACACTATCAAATATGAATGAGGAAACCCTGGCGTATATAAAAAACAGCATAACTGAACAACTGATTAATTCAATACTATTATATCAGCACGCACAGAACGAAAATATAAAGATTTCTGACAGTGATATCAGTAATGAATTAGAAGCAGTTAAAAGCACTTTCGACTCAGAAGAATCATTCAACCAGGCTTTAAAAAGAAATAATATTACCGTTAACCAGTTAAAAGATGACATAAACATGCAATTGATGATAGGAAAAGCTGTCGAACAGGAATATGATAAAATTGAGATTACTGAAGAGGAAATCTTGCAATATTATGAAGAAAACAAAGAATTCTTCTTTCAACCGGAACAAAGAAAAGTCAGCCATATTTTAGTTGAGAGTTTGGAAGAAGCTGAAAATATTCAAAATCAATTAAACGACAAAATGGTTGATTTTGAAAAATTGGCAACTGATAACTCTATATGTCCTTCTGCAGAACAAGGCGGAGATTTAGGCTATATTTCCCGTGGACAAACAGTTCAACCATTTGAAGATGCTGCTTTTTCCTTAGAGCCCGGAGAAATAAGTGATATAGTGGAAACTGAGTTTGGTTTCCATATTATTAAAAGTGAAGAGATTCTTGAAGAACATCAGTCTGATTTTGAGGAAAGCAGAGAAGAAATTGAAAATATTTTAAAAACTCAAAAACAGAATTCTGCTATAAATGAATTAGTAACTCAACTAAGGGAAGATTCGGAAATAGAGATTTATTATGATTTTACTTCTGAATTAGAAGAGTCAGCCCAGGCTGAAAGCCAGGAAGTTTTATCTGAAGACGATGGTGACAATGAACAGATAACCATTGATGAAAATAATCCTGAAGATGAAGGACTGGAAGAATCAATAACAGAAACAGATGAAGAATAA
- the rsmB gene encoding 16S rRNA (cytosine(967)-C(5))-methyltransferase RsmB, protein MKAENIRDVILEILVRVEEKNSYLNILVQYYLNNYSFKKEDRAFLQETTYGVTRFRKKLDWIIFQFLKIQNKKLPFVIQNILRMSVYQIIFLDKVPDYAIVNEAVKLTKERKHFKYSNLVNGVLRNIIRKFGNFDWPDISKDPVEYISVVYSFPNWLIDRWIKRFGLELCEVICKTMNKKPNTSIRANSLKINMAELKKVLSEGDIIFKEGKYIPSEIIFLENLTDVASLKIFKDGLFSIQDESSALASRFLNPLPGQLIIDMCSGPGGKTTHMAQLMANKGRIIALEKNPKRLQMVREECKRLDIDIVETKKGNAADYKEDYFEKADKVLADVPCTGTGVIRKKPDIKWKNINSKQIRILNELQMNILNIASKYVKNGGELLYSTCSMEREENDLLIMDFLKHNKQYTVQDSSSFIKKYSVKKYSTEIKESIQLLPGFSGDDIDGFYMVKLVKDN, encoded by the coding sequence TTGAAAGCAGAAAATATAAGAGACGTAATATTAGAAATACTTGTAAGGGTGGAAGAAAAGAATTCTTATTTAAATATCCTGGTTCAGTATTATTTAAATAATTATTCCTTTAAAAAAGAAGATAGGGCTTTCCTGCAGGAGACAACCTATGGTGTAACCCGATTTAGAAAAAAATTAGATTGGATTATTTTTCAATTTCTTAAAATACAAAATAAAAAACTGCCTTTTGTAATTCAAAATATTTTAAGAATGAGTGTTTACCAGATTATCTTTTTAGATAAGGTACCTGATTATGCTATTGTCAATGAAGCAGTAAAATTGACTAAAGAAAGAAAGCATTTTAAATATTCAAATTTAGTTAATGGGGTATTAAGGAATATAATCAGAAAATTCGGTAATTTTGATTGGCCAGATATATCAAAAGATCCTGTAGAATATATTTCCGTGGTTTATTCATTTCCTAACTGGCTGATAGATAGGTGGATAAAGAGGTTTGGTTTAGAATTATGTGAAGTTATCTGTAAGACTATGAATAAAAAACCAAATACAAGTATACGGGCAAATAGTCTAAAAATTAATATGGCGGAGTTAAAAAAAGTGTTATCTGAAGGGGATATTATATTCAAAGAAGGTAAATATATTCCTTCTGAAATAATATTTCTTGAGAATTTAACCGATGTTGCCAGTTTAAAAATATTTAAAGATGGGTTATTTTCTATCCAGGATGAAAGCTCTGCCCTGGCATCCAGGTTTTTGAATCCTTTACCAGGTCAGCTTATTATTGATATGTGCAGCGGACCGGGAGGAAAGACTACTCATATGGCACAGTTGATGGCTAATAAGGGGAGAATTATTGCCCTGGAAAAAAACCCTAAAAGGCTTCAAATGGTGAGAGAGGAATGCAAGAGACTTGATATTGATATTGTGGAAACTAAAAAGGGAAATGCAGCTGATTATAAGGAAGATTATTTTGAAAAGGCTGATAAAGTACTGGCAGATGTACCATGTACCGGGACCGGAGTTATCAGGAAAAAGCCGGATATCAAGTGGAAGAATATAAACAGCAAGCAAATAAGGATTTTAAATGAATTACAGATGAATATTCTTAATATTGCCTCAAAATATGTAAAAAATGGAGGAGAATTGCTTTACTCAACATGCAGTATGGAAAGAGAAGAGAATGACTTGTTAATCATGGACTTCCTTAAACATAATAAGCAATATACTGTGCAGGACAGTTCTTCTTTTATAAAAAAATATAGTGTGAAAAAATATAGCACAGAGATAAAGGAATCAATACAACTTTTACCCGGTTTTTCAGGAGACGATATTGATGGCTTCTATATGGTAAAACTTGTAAAAGACAATTAG
- a CDS encoding succinylglutamate desuccinylase/aspartoacylase family protein, whose product MDKNNPVNLKNRNSVFLLLIIVSLIFSISLMFVYADNTSAITSSQKILCEGSQFETTAYFFLSEQNGPIVMIMAGVHGDEFAGIEATKQFIKRINDTGLKKGTVIIIPEANKEAVNNSVRAMSPLEDLNRNFPGEPASEGIKGLAGEIFDIIIKNEVDFLLDLHESVDYFQEGATFYGQTIVLDDHYMLLKEVADYLLQELNSAIIYPENQFQIIQKPIEGSSTYESLDKTGTPGITFETCTKIEYGRRVEFHLICIEKLLDYFDMILP is encoded by the coding sequence ATGGATAAAAATAACCCGGTTAATTTAAAAAATAGAAATAGCGTATTTTTATTATTAATAATTGTAAGTTTAATCTTTTCCATATCCCTGATGTTTGTTTACGCTGATAATACCTCAGCTATTACCAGTTCACAAAAAATACTTTGTGAAGGATCTCAATTTGAAACTACTGCATACTTTTTTTTGTCTGAACAGAATGGCCCAATTGTAATGATTATGGCAGGGGTTCATGGAGATGAATTTGCAGGAATTGAGGCAACAAAACAGTTTATAAAAAGAATAAATGATACCGGGCTTAAAAAAGGTACAGTCATAATTATCCCTGAAGCTAACAAGGAGGCAGTTAACAATAGTGTTAGAGCAATGTCTCCTTTAGAAGATTTAAACCGGAATTTCCCAGGAGAACCTGCTTCAGAAGGAATAAAAGGATTAGCCGGAGAAATATTTGATATAATCATAAAAAATGAAGTTGATTTTTTGTTAGATTTGCATGAATCAGTTGATTATTTTCAAGAAGGTGCAACTTTTTATGGGCAAACTATTGTACTTGATGACCATTATATGCTTTTAAAGGAAGTAGCAGACTATCTATTACAGGAATTAAACAGTGCAATAATATATCCTGAAAATCAATTCCAAATTATTCAAAAACCCATTGAAGGAAGCAGCACTTATGAATCCCTGGATAAAACTGGTACACCCGGTATAACTTTTGAAACATGTACTAAGATAGAATATGGCAGGAGGGTAGAGTTTCATCTTATTTGTATTGAAAAATTACTGGATTATTTTGACATGATTCTTCCATAG
- the def gene encoding peptide deformylase, with protein MAILRLHKYGSPVLREKAMPVTKIDDEIRELVNNMIETMYAEGGAGLAAPQVGVSKKIIVIDTEDKGPIVLINPEIVKREGETSEEEGCLSVPGIYSPVKRSYSVTVEAIDLDEKKIQITREGFLAIALQHEIDHLEGYLFIDRLGPAKRIMIKNQLKEIK; from the coding sequence ATGGCTATTTTAAGATTACACAAATATGGTTCTCCGGTTTTAAGAGAAAAGGCTATGCCGGTAACTAAAATTGATGATGAAATCAGGGAATTAGTAAACAATATGATTGAGACAATGTATGCCGAAGGAGGAGCTGGTTTGGCTGCTCCCCAGGTTGGTGTTTCCAAAAAAATAATTGTAATTGATACAGAGGATAAAGGTCCCATTGTCTTGATAAATCCTGAAATTGTTAAACGAGAGGGAGAAACCAGTGAAGAAGAGGGATGCTTAAGTGTGCCCGGAATCTATTCACCGGTAAAAAGATCATACTCGGTCACTGTAGAAGCAATTGATTTAGATGAAAAGAAGATTCAAATTACCCGGGAAGGGTTTTTGGCTATTGCCTTACAGCATGAGATAGACCATTTAGAGGGATATCTTTTTATAGATAGGCTTGGACCTGCAAAAAGGATAATGATTAAAAATCAGCTAAAAGAGATTAAATAG
- the thrC gene encoding threonine synthase → MEEKYFVCTGCQKRYPPDRIFPRCDDCFEPLEVEIFQEKINKKNHPKTTVDIHDNNILSKYASYYSFTHLDKELSLKEGNTPLIQANSLPSLLDIDNIYLKNETVNPTWSFKDRGTLSSIQHAKNSGYNYIGTVSSGNMAVSVAAYGARANIKTFVLVSADIPEEKIKPVLIYNPVLIKVEGNYGKLYFESLKIGRETGIYFLNSDVPFRVEGSKSIAFELCEQFNYDVPDYVIIPTSSGGNARGIIKGFLEFYQSGIIDNLPRFVCVQLEGCAPIYQAWIDRIDRISPVVKPKAIDNAIANPYPPSGNELLRKLRKYDGIVTAVSDKEALAAQKMLAREGIFAQPAAAVSLPAIQKLRIKGIISKTDKCVAIITGSGLKYPGILDYHRFDIRTCTLENMKENIVSILKK, encoded by the coding sequence TTGGAAGAAAAATATTTTGTATGTACAGGATGCCAAAAGAGATATCCGCCAGATAGAATATTCCCACGTTGTGATGATTGTTTTGAGCCATTAGAAGTAGAAATATTTCAGGAAAAAATTAATAAGAAGAATCATCCAAAGACCACTGTTGATATTCATGATAACAATATTCTAAGCAAATATGCCTCATATTATTCCTTTACCCATTTAGATAAAGAACTATCTTTAAAGGAAGGCAATACACCCCTAATACAGGCAAATAGTTTGCCATCGTTATTGGATATTGACAACATTTATCTGAAAAATGAAACTGTCAACCCGACCTGGTCTTTCAAAGACAGGGGGACGCTTAGCAGCATTCAGCACGCAAAGAATTCCGGTTATAATTATATAGGAACTGTTTCCAGTGGAAATATGGCCGTTTCAGTAGCCGCTTACGGTGCCCGTGCCAATATTAAAACATTTGTATTGGTAAGCGCTGATATACCTGAAGAAAAAATTAAACCTGTTTTGATATATAACCCCGTATTGATAAAGGTAGAAGGTAATTATGGAAAATTGTATTTCGAGAGTTTAAAAATTGGTCGTGAAACTGGTATTTATTTTCTAAATTCAGATGTTCCTTTCAGAGTTGAAGGCTCCAAAAGCATTGCCTTTGAGCTTTGTGAACAATTTAACTATGATGTTCCGGATTATGTAATAATACCAACCAGTTCAGGGGGAAATGCCAGAGGAATAATAAAGGGGTTTTTAGAATTTTACCAAAGTGGGATTATTGATAATTTACCCAGATTTGTTTGTGTTCAGCTGGAAGGCTGTGCACCTATATATCAGGCATGGATTGACCGGATTGACAGAATTTCTCCGGTTGTAAAGCCCAAAGCTATTGATAATGCTATTGCCAACCCCTATCCGCCAAGTGGAAATGAGTTATTGCGAAAACTAAGAAAATACGACGGTATTGTTACTGCTGTTTCTGATAAGGAGGCACTTGCAGCTCAAAAAATGTTAGCGAGAGAGGGGATTTTTGCACAACCCGCAGCTGCGGTATCCTTACCGGCAATCCAAAAATTAAGGATAAAGGGAATAATCAGTAAAACAGATAAGTGTGTGGCTATAATTACCGGTTCCGGCTTAAAATATCCTGGTATCCTTGATTATCACAGATTTGACATAAGAACATGTACATTGGAAAATATGAAGGAAAATATTGTTTCAATACTAAAAAAATAG
- a CDS encoding NAD(P)/FAD-dependent oxidoreductase produces MNKIYDVIIVGAGPAGIFTALELLKDNNKVDILMLEKGKNIDERKCPMREQNIPCQHCKPCSLLAGWGGAGAFSDGKLNLTGNIGGQLSDYISSEELGCLIKYVDDIYLQFGADEKIYGNNQEEINLIRKASAKANLKFISARVRHLGTEKCSLILNSIYNFIKNKVQIRTSTEVKEIIEKNNKIQGIITTTDEVIHSRYVVLSPGRVGSEWLKKQSLDLGLSTFNNPVDVGVRVELPAIVMEHITDIFYESKLVYYTAQFDDQVRTFCMCPHGEVVLEYNNEITTVNGHSYTDKKTNNTNFALLVSTNFTEPFKDPIAYGRFIANLANILSGGVIVQRLGDLLAGRRSTIDRIKNSAVIPTLNSATPGDLSFVLPYRILSDILETLKALDKIAPGTYCKQTLLYGVEVKFYSVRIKLSRCLETEVENLYAIGDGAGITRGLIQASISGVITAREIKSRLI; encoded by the coding sequence ATGAATAAGATATATGATGTAATTATTGTAGGGGCAGGACCAGCTGGTATCTTTACAGCTCTTGAACTTCTGAAAGATAACAATAAAGTTGATATATTAATGCTGGAAAAAGGGAAAAATATCGATGAAAGAAAATGTCCTATGAGAGAGCAAAATATACCCTGTCAGCATTGTAAGCCCTGTTCCTTATTGGCAGGCTGGGGCGGTGCCGGCGCCTTTAGTGATGGAAAATTAAATCTAACCGGTAATATCGGAGGACAACTATCTGATTATATAAGCTCAGAAGAATTAGGATGCCTGATTAAATATGTGGATGATATATATCTACAATTTGGTGCAGATGAAAAAATCTATGGTAACAATCAGGAAGAAATTAATCTCATAAGAAAGGCATCTGCTAAAGCAAATCTTAAATTTATTTCAGCCAGAGTAAGACACCTTGGTACTGAAAAATGTTCCTTAATATTAAACAGTATCTATAATTTTATCAAGAATAAAGTACAAATAAGAACTTCAACGGAAGTAAAAGAAATAATCGAAAAAAATAACAAAATACAGGGAATAATTACCACAACCGATGAAGTTATCCATAGTAGATATGTTGTTTTGTCACCTGGAAGGGTTGGGTCTGAATGGTTAAAAAAACAATCTCTTGATTTAGGTTTAAGTACTTTTAATAATCCTGTAGATGTTGGAGTAAGAGTGGAATTACCTGCCATAGTTATGGAACATATAACAGATATTTTTTATGAATCAAAGTTAGTTTATTACACAGCCCAGTTTGATGACCAGGTACGAACTTTCTGTATGTGCCCTCACGGTGAGGTAGTATTAGAATATAATAATGAAATAACCACAGTAAATGGTCATAGTTATACTGATAAAAAGACCAATAATACAAATTTTGCATTATTGGTGAGTACTAATTTTACAGAACCATTTAAAGACCCTATTGCTTATGGAAGGTTTATCGCTAATCTGGCTAATATCTTAAGCGGAGGAGTTATTGTACAGCGTTTAGGAGATTTACTTGCTGGTAGAAGGTCAACTATTGACAGGATAAAAAATTCTGCTGTAATACCTACTCTAAACAGTGCTACACCCGGTGATTTAAGTTTTGTTTTACCCTATAGAATTCTGAGTGATATACTTGAAACTTTAAAGGCGCTGGATAAAATAGCTCCTGGTACTTATTGTAAGCAGACATTATTATATGGGGTAGAGGTAAAATTTTATTCTGTAAGGATTAAATTGTCCCGATGTCTTGAAACAGAGGTTGAAAACCTTTACGCTATTGGTGACGGAGCAGGTATTACAAGAGGATTGATTCAAGCATCTATTTCCGGAGTTATTACTGCCCGGGAAATTAAGAGTAGATTAATATAG
- a CDS encoding PASTA domain-containing protein produces the protein MFLKLFSGIFRFIVIMAVIFGTVAMGGYVAFLTYQTVFYIPNVNVPSVLDMEIKDAHDILNKAGLKMEIIDEPLFSKGGNLYVVSQNPFPGKEIKKNRSVAVEVRTSIAANQIPNLIGKTVQEAEFLLSETGYQIGSIAYSMHHQLSQGMIIAQTPGPGEQIEKNGRINILVSKGLY, from the coding sequence ATGTTTTTAAAGCTATTTTCGGGAATTTTTCGTTTTATAGTAATAATGGCTGTTATATTCGGAACAGTAGCCATGGGTGGATATGTGGCTTTTTTAACTTATCAAACCGTATTTTATATACCAAATGTAAATGTCCCCTCTGTACTTGATATGGAGATTAAGGATGCCCATGATATTTTAAATAAAGCAGGTTTAAAGATGGAGATTATCGATGAACCTCTTTTTTCTAAAGGGGGAAATCTTTATGTAGTAAGCCAGAATCCTTTTCCAGGGAAAGAGATAAAAAAGAATCGCAGTGTAGCAGTTGAAGTAAGAACATCAATAGCTGCAAATCAAATACCAAATTTAATAGGGAAAACTGTCCAGGAAGCTGAATTTTTATTATCTGAAACAGGTTACCAGATTGGTAGTATTGCATATTCAATGCACCATCAATTATCTCAGGGTATGATAATTGCTCAGACCCCTGGTCCGGGAGAACAAATTGAAAAAAATGGAAGAATTAATATTTTAGTCAGTAAAGGTTTGTACTAA